One Castanea sativa cultivar Marrone di Chiusa Pesio chromosome 4, ASM4071231v1 DNA window includes the following coding sequences:
- the LOC142632647 gene encoding uncharacterized protein LOC142632647 has translation MVVKQKVSNRPEALGKGTHSYLTSSFWRKKFSPDCLNQSSEAKTSTASSMSGPTFTHMMYTNDIVLFSKASRKDVATISGILEKYSLRSGQLVNRSKSGIFFSKHTQRSTRRNIKNILKIKALKKDAVYLGASFLMCRALSKDFAYLQHKLEARLTGWRSKCLSWAGKRTLINSVALTIPIYSMSTFNFPNKFCDNLDSITQRFWWNPKTQNGNFLALRAWDKLCHPRNKGGLGFKKAKDVNIALLAKLAWQIASKRDSLCMNILRAKYKTSKDWLHSEPTKSASPIWKAIKNAKKVIVKGACYTIGDDTSINVWKDPWVPWIHGFIPTPREENLAHNPIMVSQIFYLTLHCWKSNLIRELFDPPSAQAILSLPIPIRHRHDKLV, from the coding sequence ATGGTGGTAAAACAGAAAGTTTCAAACCGGCCAGAGGCCTTAGGCAAGGGGACCCACTCTTACCTTACCTCTTCATTTTGGCGCAAGAAATTCTCTCCAGATTGCTTGAATCAAAGCTCAGAAGCAAAAACCTCCACAGCATCCAGCATGAGTGGACCAACTTTCACTCACATGATGTACACTAATGATATAGTTCTTTTCTCCAAAGCTTCTAGAAAAGATGTAGCAACTATATCAGGAATTCTTGAGAAATACAGCTTGCGGTCTGGTCAATTAGTCAATAGGAGCAAGTCTGGGATCTTCTTCTCTAAGCATACACAAAGATCCACACGTAGAAACATCAAAAACATTCTCAAAATCAAGGCCCTAAAAAAAGATGCAGTCTACCTAGGAGCGTCATTCTTGATGTGTAGAGCTCTTTCAAAAGACTTTGCTTACCTCCAACACAAGCTTGAAGCCAGACTCACAGGGTGGAGAAGTAAATGCCTCTCGTGGGCTGGCAAGAGGACCCTCATTAACTCTGTAGCATTAACCATCCCCATATACTCCATGTCAACTTTCAATTTcccaaacaaattttgtgacAACCTTGACTCCATCACTCAAAGATTTTGGTGGAATCCAAAAACCCAGAATGGAAATTTCCTTGCTTTGAGGGCTTGGGACAAGCTCTGCCACCCAAGGAACAAGGGTGGACTTGGCTTTAAAAAAGCTAAGGATGTCAATATTGCCCTCCTTGCCAAGCTAGCCTGGCAGATTGCCTCCAAAAGAGATAGTCTTTGCATGAATATTCTAAGAGCTAAATACAAAACCAGCAAGGATTGGCTCCATTCAGAACCGACTAAATCTGCCTCTCCCATATGGAAAGCTATCAAAAATGCCAAGAAAGTAATTGTCAAAGGAGCATGCTACACAATTGGGGATGACACCTCTATCAATGTATGGAAGGACCCTTGGGTGCCTTGGATTCATGGCTTCATCCCCACACCAAGGGAGGAGAATCTTGCTCATAATCCCATCATGGTGTCCCAGATTTTTTACCTGACTCTCCATTGCTGGAAGTCTAACCTTATTAGAGAGTTATTTGATCCCCCTTCTGCCCAAGCTATTTTGTCCTTACCAATCCCTATCAGACATAGACATGATAAATTGGTTTAG
- the LOC142632650 gene encoding uncharacterized protein LOC142632650 yields the protein MAMPWLCIGDYNEILSSDEKQGRVEKAFPPMLAFRNALAHCGLFDLGYQGSKFTWNNGRLGGEFVQERIDRACANGDWCILFPQSQVVHLPASYSDHISIMVAIHANNIGNRKKNAPRRFEEKWASHQECRNIIEGAWRQTVEVGSPMFCLFQKIKNTRLALLKWEKVAFGNMKASLKEKHRVLEELTCRNDPSLLEQIRETKAEINNMLHQEELAWRQRSRVIWLPAGDKNTKFFHQRASQRKRRNQIVGVFNTVGEWCTDEGRIADAAVEYF from the coding sequence ATGGCGATGCCTTGGCTATGCATAGGAGACTATAACGAAATTCTATCCTCTGATGAAAAACAAGGACGGGTTGAGAAGGCATTCCCACCCATGTTGGCCTTTAGGAATGCACTAGCCCACTGTGGGTTGTTTGACTTGGGATATCAAGGAAGCAAGTTCACGTGGAATAATGGTAGACTTGGGGGTGAGTTTGTTCAAGAGAGGATTGATAGAGCCTGTGCAAATGGAGATTGGTGCATTTTATTCCCACAAAGCCAGGTAGTACATCTTCCTGCATCTTATTCAGACCACATCTCGATCATGGTGGCAATCCATGCAAACAATATTGGTAATAGGAAAAAGAATGCTCCCAGGAGGTTTGAGGAGAAATGGGCGTCCCACCAAGAGTGTAGAAATATTATTGAGGGAGCTTGGCGGCAAACAGTAGAGGTGGGTAGCCCaatgttttgtttatttcagAAGATTAAAAATACAAGGTTGGCATTGCTTAAGTGGGAAAAGGTGGCTTTTGGCAACATGAAAGCCTCCCTTAAAGAAAAACATCGTGTATTGGAAGAGCTTACTTGTAGAAATGATCCATCACTATTGGAGCAAATAAGAGAAACGAAGGctgaaataaataatatgttgCACCAAGAGGAGTTGGCATGGCGCCAGAGATCTAGAGTAATATGGCTTCCGGCTGGTGATAAAAACACAAAGTTTTTTCACCAAAGAGCATCCCAAAGAAAGCGTAGGAATCAAATTGTGGGGGTTTTTAATACAGTGGGGGAGTGGTGTACAGATGAAGGCCGAATTGCAGATGCAGCAGTGGAGTATTTCTAG